In the ANME-2 cluster archaeon genome, TATCTCCAATGAGCCTGCTGTGTTATTGACATTCCAGTCCTGCACAATAAGAGCATTTTCATCTCCTGAGGTTACATCAATTACCTGAATTACTGATGGATCAAATGTAACATTGACATTACCTGAACCCAGGCCAGTCACATTTTTAACCATTACTGATGTAAATGCATAGCCGTTTGGCGCTGCTGTAACATCTTCAACCAGTACGACTGGAAGTGTGGGAACAGGTGGTGTTGCTGTATAGTTTACCGTTTCATAGACGGTATTACCAGCTGCATCACTTGCTGAGATGTTCACAGTGTGGGTCCCGTTGATAGCTGTTATGGTTCCCTCCCAGGTATCATCTCCATCAGCATTACTTAGAGGCTCACCGTCAGCTGTGACAGCTGTTACTCCGACATTATCCGTAGCATTTACGGTGACCGTAATATTATCACCGGTATTCGGATCAGTCGGGTCCAGTGTAACTGAGTTGATCACTGGTGTTATATTATCAGCAAGTGGTGGTGGTGCTGTATAGTTTGCTGTTTCGTCATAGACGGTATTACCAGCTGCATCACTGGCTGAGATGTTCACAGTATGGGTTCCTTCAATAGCTGTTATGGTTCCCTCCCAGGTATCATCTCCACCAGCGTTGCTTAGAGACACACCGTCAGCTGTTACAGCTGTTACTCCGACATTATCCGTAGCATTTACAGTGACTGTAATATTATCACCGGTATTTGGATCAGTCGGGTACAGTGTAACTGAGTTGATCACTGGTGCTGTGTTATCAGCAGGGGGTGTTGCTGTATAGTTTGCTGTTTCGTCATAGACGGTATTAGCAGCTGCATCACTTGCTGAGATGTTCACAGTGTGGGTTCCTTCAATAGCTGTTATGGTTCCCTCCCAGGTATCATCTCCATCAGCGTTACTTAGAGACACACCGTCAGCTGTTACAGCTGTTACTCCAACATTATCCGTAGCATTTACGGTGACTGTAATATTATCACCGGTATTCGGATCAGTTGGGTCCAGTGTAACTGAGTTGATCACTGGTGCTATAGTATCCACAAGGAAGTCTTGTGTTGCAGAACCAACATTTCCATCTGAATTATTTGCATAGACCGTTACAGTATGCTGA is a window encoding:
- a CDS encoding DUF4430 domain-containing protein, with translation MNDDWYASWDSLFVDSIADIASEGYNGWMYWVNYPEDPMPGIGADQFVLEDGDVVTWYWSSSMDMTPANSSMLVDINVTVTSPDLIAVTIHSPQAITKDSTPLLHATFDQIAALTWYVIDDGAAVTGGSNTDNLTVTLPELPDGQHTVTVYANNSDGNVGSATQDFLVDTIAPVINSVTLDPTDPNTGDNITVTVNATDNVGVTAVTADGVSLSNADGDDTWEGTITAIEGTHTVNISASDAAANTVYDETANYTATPPADNTAPVINSVTLYPTDPNTGDNITVTVNATDNVGVTAVTADGVSLSNAGGDDTWEGTITAIEGTHTVNISASDAAGNTVYDETANYTAPPPLADNITPVINSVTLDPTDPNTGDNITVTVNATDNVGVTAVTADGEPLSNADGDDTWEGTITAINGTHTVNISASDAAGNTVYETVNYTATPPVPTLPVVLVEDVTAAPNGYAFTSVMVKNVTGLGSGNVNVTFDPSVIQVIDVTSGDENALIVQDWNVNNTAGSLEI